The genome window CATTTTCCTAAAATCCTCCATCATATATTAAGATTTTTATCCTCTTATTTATCTATAAAAGCAAAAAGTATGCCAAATAGTGGCATACTTTTTTAAATTTCATTTATTTATTTTATAATCTTGTATTTTACTGTGGTAGACCATAGATAATATTATAGATGTATCCTATTTCTGAAATTGGTATTTGCACACTATAACTCTTTTCTAGCACACTAAATGCATTTTTTATTAGTTTAACTTCACTATGATGGTTTCTAATTAGCAAATTCATATCAGTATACTCTTCAATTTCAGCTTTTCTAACTAATCTTTCAATCATGCAACTTAGATGAACATATAAAGCAATCTTTTTATCATTTGAAAACTTTTTTTTTTGAATATTTTCTAAAGTATTAATTCCCTCTTCTATTCTCTCTATTATCTTTCTTGAATCCAAAATAGTCAGACTATCTATTACTCTAATCAATGAAAAATTTTTTACGATAGAGTCATTTATGTTCTTTATTTTTTCATTTTCTACTACTCTACTAAATATTCTAAAGACATCAGCTTCTCCTTTTCCTGATATTATATCCTCTAACAGTATAAAATCCACTCCATCCACATTTGGATTGGCAGTTCCTACTATAGCCAGTACATCATACATTTCAAAAATCGAGTCTTTATCTCCCATAGAAACAAGACTATCATAATCATAAGGTATTATTTTAACATCAACTATTCCAATTAAACTTTCTGAAAGTAGATGTTGTATTTTTATAGCAGTACCTATCCCTGTAAAACAAGATGATATTATAGCATATTCTTTATTTTTTTGAGGATAATACAATTGTATATTGAGTTTAATTTCTTCATCCATAATTTCTGCAATCTCTTCAATGTTTTTACCTTGCATTAATAAATTTCCTATTTCTAGTGCAGAAATAGTGGATATTTGGTCTATAAATAACATTGGACTATTTATCTTACCCTTTAAATCTTCGTATATAAGATTAAGAGAGCCCATATCAAATAATACAATTAAACCATTTTTTATTCTATCCCCCTCTAGGTATCTAGACATTTGATTTGATACATCAGCAATGGTAGCATCTATAGGCATATCAATAGCTGTAAATACATTTTTACCTAGCATACGATTACATACATTCGCCATACTACTGGCAGTAGCATATCCATGTGCTATAATAATCACATTAACTTGATTAAATTTCATTCTTATAATTGTTGCCTTAATAAATATAATCATTATAATTGTATCTACATTATTAAGGTACATATCCAATCGGTTTGTTATTAATGTTGATACTTTATTTACTATAGAGTATTCTTTATAATTTTCTTTTTTTAAATATATTAGTAATTTATTTTCTAAAGCTTTATATTCATCAGACAATTGATAAGACTCATCCTTCAAATAAAGATAAGATGAAAATGCTAATACATTATTCCCATCGTATTTTATATTGTTGTTAACTTCTAAGTTTCTAAATATATCCTGCATTATAGATATTATAAGCTCCATAAGTACATTTTTGTTTTCATCATTATTTGAAAAAACTAAATTGTCCATTAATCTAATCATTAAACTAGAACTCTTTTTATTAAATAATTCTTTTGTTATTTCATTTTTTTCTAGTCTATCAAAGTAATCTAAACATTTTATGAAACTTTGATATATTATATTTCTTTTATTTTCTCCATTTGAGATTTCAAGACTAAATTGTTTAGGAGAAAATACAATGCTTTTGCTTTTACCACTTTGGAATTGAAACATACCTACATTTTCTATATAAATATTTCTAGGAAGGTCTTGAAGAGTGACAAAAATATTTCCATTTCTTCTTTGATTTTTTGCATATGCTCGTCCACATGCATATTTTATTACATTTTTACATTCACCTATATTACCCTTGAATTTTATCTTTAAAATCGTGTTTAATGTAATTTGAGTTATCTCTATAGGCAAACCAAGTATCTTACTTTCCTCATATATAAAATGTTCTACAATCCTTCTTTTTTCAATAATCCCTCTTTCTTCTATATTAGGAACATAAATGTTTATAGGTATTCTTCTCAAAAAAGTTTGTAAAAACTCAGCTAGGTTTTCTGTCGTAGCAAATACTAACCTTACTCTGGCTCTTCTGCTTACTCCATTCTCTCCAATTCTAGAAAATGTACCTGTATCCATAAATGTAAATAACTTTTCCTGACCTTCACTATTTAATCTATGTACCTCATCTAAAAATAAGACACCTCCATCAGACTGTTCTATTAACCCTGCTCTAGATTCATTAGCTCCAGTATAAGCTCCTTTCACATGCCCAAACAGTATACTAGATAATAACTCCAAATTATTATAATATTGAGCACAGTTTAGTACATTGTATGGAGCATTTTTTTCTAATACATTACTACTTACACTATATTTATATATTATCCTGGCTAAAAAAGTTTTTCCTACTCCACTTTCACCTGTTAGCATTATCGTAAGCCCACCATTTGGATAAAGTACAGCAGTTTTTATTTGTTCTATTACCTCTTTTAAGCTATTGTCATGCCCTATAATACTATTAAATACACTCTCTTGCTTTAATAATTTACACTCATTGTTAAGTTCATCTATATTTTCATAAATACTCTTCTTTGTAGGACCTATTACATCATTTATCTTATTTTTAGGTAAAAAGATAACAGGTCTACTATTTATCTTTATAAGGTTATCAGACTTTACTAAGTCATTTAATAATCTACTTGATTGAGTTCTACTTAAATTAAACTTTTTTACTATATCTTCTGTTACTATACCACTCTGTTTTTTAAGTTCATCAAAATTGTTAAATAATACACATTCATTTATAAAACTTAAAATTTCATCCCTCATGTTCAACCTCCAATATAAATATCAATAATACTATAATAATAGTATATCATTTATATATTTATGAAAAAGCTAATTATATCCCTATCTAACTCTCTTTTGTAAGATTGTAAAATCAAACTTTTATAAGCATAAAGTCCAGATTTTTAGCATAATCTCAAAGTTCTTATCTTCTCATATATTTGATATAGAACTGATATAAGAATATATTTATTGTATTTATCATAACCAAAAGTAAAACACTATGGATATTTTTAAAACTCATTAGTGAAGAAAATATTTGTAAATTTTATTATCTTATGAATATTATTTCAAATTTACAAAGGCTATAGGTAAATTTATTTTGCGTAAATCTACTTATAGCCTCACAATGATACTTATAAATTTTTTTCTACAATAGTATATTTCAAATATAGTTAAAAATATATCTATTTAAGTATTAATATTTAAGTAATAAACTCTCACTCAATCATTAAACTCCTTCCATAACAAATTACTCTTCTTTTACTTGTACCCCATACATTTCTTTGTAAATATAAGTAAATACTAAAAAAGTAATATGATAAACCTCATTTATATCTGTTATTTGCTCATATCTTTAGATTTATCTATACAAGCAACAATAGATTTTATAACTGCTGCTCTAAAACCTTCCTCCTCTAAAACCTTAACTGCTTCTATAGTAGTTCCTGCTGGAGAACAAACCATATCTTTTAATTCACCTGGATGTTTTCCAGTTTCAAGAACCATCTTAGCTGACCCCATTACTGCTTGAGATGCAAATTTATAAGCTTGCTGTCTTGGCATACCAGCTAATACTGCTGCATCTGCCATAGCTTCTATAAACATAAATACATATGCAGGAGAAGAGCCACTAATACCTGTAACTGTATCCATTAAATATTCTGATACTATTTCTGCCTCACCAAATGATTCAAACAAATCCTTAATCATATTTAGCTCTTCATCAGTTACATTACTATTTTTACAAAGAGCCGACATTCCTTCACCAACAAGGGCTGGAGTATTTGGCATTACTCTTACTATTTTTTTATCTGAACCTATAAAGCTTTCAAGACTTTCGATAGTTTTACCTGCTGCTATTGATACTATTATTTTATTTGCATCTATTAATCCTTTAAGTGGTGTTAAAGCCTTTTCACATATATTAGGTTTAAGTGCTACTATTACCACATCAGAGTTTGTAACAGCTACTTTTGAATCAGTTGTAGTATTTACTCCAAACTCTTCTTTTACTTTATCTAAAGCAAATTGACTTAAGTCTGACACAGTTATATCTTCTGCCTTTACTAATCCTGATTGTACTATACCACCTATCATTGCACTTCCCATATTTCCTGAACCAATAAATCCTAAAGTTTTCATATCAAATCTCCTTTTTTCTATTAGTTTTTATTTTAAAGTAGCTAAATTGGTTTTATTTTAACTGCTTAAAACTATCTTATTCTCATAAAATATAATCTTATTATGATTATAATAATAATTTATTCCTTATATATGTATGACTTATTAAATATAAATTTAACGATTATTAGATTAAACTTAACGAGCTAACTTCCTATTTAGAAAGTTAGCTCATAATTAGTCTAAAATTTTTGAAATGGTATCTAAGCATCCATACTCTATTATACCAGTTCAGTTTTTATATAGTAAGAAGTTTTGTTTACAAACAATCCTAAAATGTTTGCTCAGTTCTTCCTATTATCTCATCTTGTAATGTTCTACTTAGGTTATTGAAATGGTCACTATATCCTGCAACTCTAACTATCAAGTCTTTGTAATCTTGAGGATTCTTTTGAGCCTCTAACAGTACATTTTTATCAAATACATTAAATTGTATATGATGACCATCCATATTAAAGTATGCTCTTACTAGATTAGCCATATTATCCAATCCTTTTTCTCCTTGAACCACTGATGGTGCAAATCTTTGATTTAATAGTGTTCCTCCAGTTTTTATGTGGTCCATCTTAGCACAAGATTTTATAACTGCTGTAGGTCCATTAGTATCTCCACCTTTTTCAGGTGAAATTCCCTCTGAAACTGGTTTTGCACAAAGTCTACCGTTTGGACTTGCTCCCATAATTTCTCCAAAGTATATATGACAAGTTGTTGGTAGCATATCTACTCTGTATTCTCCACCACAAACAGTTGGTCTACCAGTTACCTCATTGTAATATGCATTGAATATCTCTTGCATTATCTCATCAGCATAATCATCATCATTTCCATATTTAGGAGTCTTATTTGAAACTAAATTAAGTATGGCTTCGTATCCTTCAAAATTAGCATCAAGTGCTTTAAGTAATGTATCCATATCAAATTTTTTCTTATCAAATACATTATATTTTATTGCTGTTAAACTATCTGTTATAGTGCCTATACCAACACCCTGTATATATCTAGTGTTGTATCTTGCCCCACCTCTTTGATAGTCCTTACCTTTTTTTATACAATCATCAACTATTGTAGACATAAGTGGACAAGGCATATGTTTTGCACATATATTTTCTATTACAGCATTTCCCTCTACCTTTATGTCAATCATATAATGTAATTGCTTTTTAAATGCCTCAAATAATTCCTCATAAGATTTAAAGCTTCTAGGGTCTCCAGTTTCAATACCTATTTGCTTTTTACTAATTGGGTCATATCCATTATTTAATGTTAATTCAAGTATTTTTGGAATATTCATATATCCAGTTAAAACATATGCTTCTTTACCAAAACATCCAGTTTCAACACAGCCACTAGTTCCACCAAGTCTAGCATCTTCTATAGTCTTTCCAGCTTCCATAAGCTCTTGAACTATTGCTTCAGTATTATAAAATGCTGGTTGCCCCCATCCTTTTCTCGATATTTCACAAGCTCTCTTTAAGAATTTTTGAGGAGTCTTTTTACTTATTTGAACGTTTGAACTAGGTTGTATCAATTTCATTTCATCCATAACATCAAGTATTATATAACTAACTTCATTAACACCATCTTGACCATCTGGATTTATTCCACCAGTGTTTATATTTGCAAAGTCTGTATATGTACTACTTTCTTTTAATGTTATACCAACTTTTGGTGGTGCTGGTTGATTGTTAAATTTAACCCATAAACATTCAAGTAATTCTTGTGCTCTATCTCTATCTAGTATTCCATTCTCTACATCTCTTTCATAGAAAGGATTTAGATGCTGGTCAAGTCTTCCTGGAGTAAAAGCATCCCATATATTAAGTTCAGTAGTAACCCCTATATGAACAAACCAGTACATTTGTATAGCTTGATGATAAGTTTCTGGTTTGTGAGCTGGTACAACATCACAAGTTTCAGCAATTAACAATAAATCGTTTTTCTTAGCTTCATCTGTTTCCTCTTTTGCCATTTGTCTTGCTTTTTCAGCATATCTTTTGCCTAATATAACCATTGCATCACAAGCTATTGCCATAGCTTCTAAGTCAGCTTTTTTATTATATGCATCTAAATCATTAAGAAAATCTAATTCTTTTAACCTTGCCTCTATGTCTTCCTTTAAATCTAAAAATCCTTTTTTATATATTGTATCTCCACAAACTGTATGTCCTGGAGCTCTTTGCTCCATAAACTCTGTGAACATACCTGCTTCATATGCTGCTAACCATTCAGGTGTCATAGCATTTATTATCTTATCTCTTGTTTGTCTCTTTTTCCAAAAAGGAATTATTTCTTCTTTATGTATTTTTCTTGCTTCTTCAGATACACTAAAATTTATTATATCTCTATTATGCATTACTTCTAAATCTTCCATTGTATGACAACAAATCTCTGGATATGTTGGTGCTCCATTAGGAGAATCCCCTTTTTCGCCTACTATTAATTCTCCATCATTTATGCTAAGAGTTCTATTTTCAATATAATGCTTAAATGATAAAGCACGAAGCACAGGAATCTCTACACTTCCCTCATATTTTTTATAAGCTTCCGTCATAAGTACTGCTCTTTCAATAGATATGTGTGGTTCTGCATTAATACTTTCTTCTCTTAATTTTTTAGTTCTCTCAAAAGTTCCTCTTGCCATTTTATTACCCTCCAATCTTAGTATTGAAATTACTTGCCTCAAACAGTCTTTTTATTTCCTCTAGCTTTTCTTCAGATGGTCTTTGCAATTCTTCTCCTTCATACTTTTTATAAATTTTATCATACTTATGTTTACCAATATTATGATATGGAAGAAGACTTACTGCTTTTATATTCAAAGGCTTTAAAAACTCTATCATTTTTTTAACCTCTAAATTTTCATCATCTACATTTACTCCTACAATTAATGGTATTCTTATATTTATATTAGCTCCTAATTCACTCAAAAGCTTAACATTTTCAAGTATTAAATCATTTGATTTTCCTGTAAATTTTCTGTGCTTTTCTTCATCAATAAGCTTAATATCATATAAGAATAAATCTGCACATTTAGCAACTCTTTCATAATTTTCTGACTTTGCATAACCACAGGTATCAATTGCTACATGAATTCCCTTTGATTTGCACATGTTTATTACTCCACAAATAAAATCCATGTCTTGAGCCATTACTTCTCCACCTGATAAAGTTACTCCACCACCTGATTCTTCATAAAAAACTCTATCCTTCTCTATCTCTTTAACTAAGTCTCTTACAGAATACTCTTGACCAACAATCTCTCTTGCATTGTTTACACAATAGTCTAAGCAAGTTTCACAAAACTCACACTTATCTTGGTCTAGACATATTTTTGTTTCACCTTTATAAATTGCCTTATGAGGACATATATTTATACATGCTTCACATCTTGAACATCTTTCTTCATTATACAAAACTTGTTTTGTATATGTTTGGCTCTCTGGATTATGACACCAAACACACTCAAGTGGGCATCCTTTAAAAAAAACTGTACTTCTTATCCCTGGTCCATCATGTATGCTACATTTTTGTAAGTTTATAACTAATGGATTCATAATTTTTCACCCCTAAATAATATCCATTCCATTTTTTCATTTCTACGTAATTTATCTTTATAGAGTATACCTATGAAAAGCATTTCTACAATTACATAATACTATATTTGTTATTATTTTGTCTATATATTTTTAGTAATATTAAAAATCTTTATTTTGCTATGATATTTATATTGTTTTTGTAAATTAAATTTAAATATTTATTAAATTTATTTTTATAAGAAAATATAGCAATAATCCGTAAACAATATATTATTTTAGTTAATTTATATGTATATACCATAAAAATTAAATAAAAATAGAGACTATACTTTACCATGTAGTCTCTATCTTTCTAGTCATATTTAGAAATTTACATTTATTGTTACTGCTTTTCCGCCTCTATTTACTGTGATTTTTGTACTAGTACCTTTTGAGAAAGTATATAACTTTTTATTCAAGTCATTCATGCCTGTTATATCTGTATCTCCTACTTTAGTTATAATATCTCCTACTTTTACTCCAGCTTTTTCTGCTGCTGAACCAAATATTACTTCTGCAACATAAACACCTTTCTCAGTACTTAATTTTGTACCTGTCGCTGCTTCATAATTTGATACATCTGTACCTTTTATACCTAAAGTTACTTTTTCATATTTTCCAGTTTTTATTACTTCTTCAACTATGCTTTTAGCTGTATTAATTGGTATTGCAAACCCTAAACCTTCTGCTTGAGAAGCTTTTGCTGTATTTATACCAATTACTTGACCTTTTTGATTTAACAATGGTCCTCCACTATTTCCTGCATTTATACTTGCATCAGTTTGTAATAAACCAGTCATATTAGTTTTTTCTGTTTGTATAGTTCTATCTAATCCACTTATTATCCCTTGAGTAACTGTTTTTTGGAAATCTAATCCAAGAGGATTGCCTATTGCTATTGATATATCTCCAACTTTTACTTTATCACTGTCAGCAAATTCTGCTGGTGTTAATCCAGTTTTATCAACTTTAACTATAGCCAAATCAAGTTGTTGGTCAAACCATACCACTTTACCTGAAGTTGTCGAACCATCATTGAATAGTACATTTACACTTGTAGCTTGACCATCTGATATAACATGAGAATTAGTAAGTATATATCCATTTGAATCTACTATAATTCCAGTTCCTACACCTTGTGTTTCAGTTGGTATTGCAAACATATTATTAGTATCAACGCTAGTTGTCGTAATACCTACAACAGATGGTGTGGCTTTTTCTGCAACTGCCTGATAAATATTTTGGCTCTTACCATCATCATTTACAACTATTGGCGTAGAATTTCCTGTAGTCTTACTTCCTAAATTGTCTTTAACTAAAATTATTGTTAGTAAACTACTAAGTATTGAACTTATTATAGCAACTAATATTACTAAACTTATACCTTTCTTTCTTCTTGACATCTCATACCACTCCCTATCTAATATAATATAAATTATCAAAATATATTTTTCCCAATTTTTCATAAAAAAATGAAACCATCTATTTTGAGTAAACTCCTTTTCGATGATTTCATTATATTATTTTAATCTTAATTAAACCTTAACTATTTAAAATTATTTAAGTCTTTTTTCTAATTCTTCCTTTTCCTTTTCATAACCTGGTTTTCCTAATAAAGCAAACATATTTTTCTTGTAGGCTTCTACTCCTGGTTGGTCAAATGGATTAACTCCTAATAAATATCCACTTATTCCACAAGCTTTTTCAAAGAAATACACTAAATATCCAAAATTATACTCATCTAATTGTGGTATATTTATTACTAAATTAGGTACTTTTCCATCTGTGTGAGCTAGTAGAGTTCCTTCAAAAGCTTTATGATTAACAAAATCTACAGTCTTACCTGCTAGATAATTTAAACCATCTAAATCTACTTCCTCTGAATTTATAGTTATATTTCTCTTACAGTTCTCAACATTGAGTACTGTTTCAAATAAAAGTCTTTTTCCATCTTGTATATATTGCCCCATAGAATGTAAATCTGTTGAAAAATCTACAGAAGCAGGGAATAAACCTTTATTTTCTTTTCCTTCACTTTCCCCATAAAGTTGTTTCCACCACTCACTTACATAGTGTAACTGAGGTTCGTAGTTAACCAATAGTTCTACATCTTTTCCTTTTCTATGTAAAATTGTTCTAGCAACAGCATATCTATAACTATCATTACTTTTTAAATCAGGATTTTGAAATGCTTCTCTAGCATCATTTGCACCTTTCATCATAGCATCAATATCAAGCCCTGCAGCAGCAATAGGAAGTAATCCAACTGCTGTCAATACAGAGAAACGACCACCTACATCATCTGGTATTACAAAAGTCTCATATCCCTCTTCTGTAGCTAACTGTCTAAGTGCACCTTTACTTGAATCTGTTGTTGCGTAAATTCTCTTTCTCGCTTCTTCTTTACCATACTTTTTCTCTAAGTAATCTTTAAATATTCTAAAAGCAAGAGCTGGTTCTGTAGTAGTTCCTGATTTAGATATTACATTTACAGAAATATCCTTTCCTTCAATTATATCTAATAAATCCATAATGTATGTTGAGCTTATATTATGCCCTACAAAATATACTTCTGGAGCTTTTCTTTGTTCTTTTTTAAGTCCATTTCTAAAAGAATGACTTACCATATCTATAGCAGCTCTTGAACCTAAATAAGAGCCTCCTATACCTATTACTAAAAGGACGTCTGAATCAGATTTTATCTTTTCAGCAGATTTTTTTATTCTATCAAACTCTTCCTTATCATAATTTTTAGGAAGGTCTATCCAACCTAGAAAAGTATTTCCTAAGCCTGTTTTGTTATGTAACATCTCATGTGCAACATCTACATATGGTTGCATAACATCTATTTCGTTTTGACAAAAAAACTCCATAGCTTTACTATAATCAAAATTTATTTTTCCCATTTAAATCCCTCTTTTCAGCATATTCGTTTTAAAGAGATTATAACATAAAATATGGGTGTTTTTTTTTAAAATTTGCCACAAAATTATACATATATCATCACTGGCTATTAGGAAATCGATTCTTCTAAATACTATAACTATCTATAAATTTTTAAATTTTAATCAAATAAATTTATAAAAAAAGAAACTCTAAACATATGGTTTAGAATTTCTTTTTATTTATTTTATACTTCAATTTTTATATTATTTTAAATCAACTATTTTTAATCATTTCCTAATCTCTTAGCTATAACTTGTTGCGCTATGTTGACAGCATGGTCAGATATTCTCTCTAGATTACTTATTACATCTAAATAAATAACTCCATTCTCTATACTACATAGATTATTATTCAATCTGTACATATGATTAGCTCTACAAGATTTTTCCATTATATCAACTTGTTCTTCGATTTTTATAACCTTGCAAGCCAAATCTATATTATCACTTCTCATTGATTCTAACGCATAAGTATAGGCTGAAACAACTCTATTGTACATAACATCAAGTTCAGATTGTCCTTCTTCTGAGAAAGAAATATTTGAATCTATTGCAACTTGTGATAATTCAGCTATGTTTTTAGCGTGGTCACCAATTCTTTCTATATCATTGACTGTATTAAACAAGGTATCCACAACTTCTCTTGAATCATCATCTAAAGGTGCTTTTGAAAGTTTAAGTAAGTAATTCAAAATAGCTTTCTGTAAATCATTGATTAATCTCTCTCGTCTATATGTCTTGTCTATTTTTTCAGCTGAATGTTCTACTAAAGCTTCCATAGATGCATTTAGACTTTCCTTAGCCTTCTCACCCATACGAAGTGCTTCTTTTATCGTATTTGCAAGAGCTATAGAAGGAGTTTCTATCATTCTATCGTCTATATATTTGATAGTCTTAGTTTCATCTTCATCTATGT of Clostridioides sp. ES-S-0054-01 contains these proteins:
- a CDS encoding sigma 54-interacting transcriptional regulator gives rise to the protein MRDEILSFINECVLFNNFDELKKQSGIVTEDIVKKFNLSRTQSSRLLNDLVKSDNLIKINSRPVIFLPKNKINDVIGPTKKSIYENIDELNNECKLLKQESVFNSIIGHDNSLKEVIEQIKTAVLYPNGGLTIMLTGESGVGKTFLARIIYKYSVSSNVLEKNAPYNVLNCAQYYNNLELLSSILFGHVKGAYTGANESRAGLIEQSDGGVLFLDEVHRLNSEGQEKLFTFMDTGTFSRIGENGVSRRARVRLVFATTENLAEFLQTFLRRIPINIYVPNIEERGIIEKRRIVEHFIYEESKILGLPIEITQITLNTILKIKFKGNIGECKNVIKYACGRAYAKNQRRNGNIFVTLQDLPRNIYIENVGMFQFQSGKSKSIVFSPKQFSLEISNGENKRNIIYQSFIKCLDYFDRLEKNEITKELFNKKSSSLMIRLMDNLVFSNNDENKNVLMELIISIMQDIFRNLEVNNNIKYDGNNVLAFSSYLYLKDESYQLSDEYKALENKLLIYLKKENYKEYSIVNKVSTLITNRLDMYLNNVDTIIMIIFIKATIIRMKFNQVNVIIIAHGYATASSMANVCNRMLGKNVFTAIDMPIDATIADVSNQMSRYLEGDRIKNGLIVLFDMGSLNLIYEDLKGKINSPMLFIDQISTISALEIGNLLMQGKNIEEIAEIMDEEIKLNIQLYYPQKNKEYAIISSCFTGIGTAIKIQHLLSESLIGIVDVKIIPYDYDSLVSMGDKDSIFEMYDVLAIVGTANPNVDGVDFILLEDIISGKGEADVFRIFSRVVENEKIKNINDSIVKNFSLIRVIDSLTILDSRKIIERIEEGINTLENIQKKKFSNDKKIALYVHLSCMIERLVRKAEIEEYTDMNLLIRNHHSEVKLIKNAFSVLEKSYSVQIPISEIGYIYNIIYGLPQ
- the proC gene encoding pyrroline-5-carboxylate reductase; protein product: MKTLGFIGSGNMGSAMIGGIVQSGLVKAEDITVSDLSQFALDKVKEEFGVNTTTDSKVAVTNSDVVIVALKPNICEKALTPLKGLIDANKIIVSIAAGKTIESLESFIGSDKKIVRVMPNTPALVGEGMSALCKNSNVTDEELNMIKDLFESFGEAEIVSEYLMDTVTGISGSSPAYVFMFIEAMADAAVLAGMPRQQAYKFASQAVMGSAKMVLETGKHPGELKDMVCSPAGTTIEAVKVLEEEGFRAAVIKSIVACIDKSKDMSK
- a CDS encoding glycyl radical protein; translation: MARGTFERTKKLREESINAEPHISIERAVLMTEAYKKYEGSVEIPVLRALSFKHYIENRTLSINDGELIVGEKGDSPNGAPTYPEICCHTMEDLEVMHNRDIINFSVSEEARKIHKEEIIPFWKKRQTRDKIINAMTPEWLAAYEAGMFTEFMEQRAPGHTVCGDTIYKKGFLDLKEDIEARLKELDFLNDLDAYNKKADLEAMAIACDAMVILGKRYAEKARQMAKEETDEAKKNDLLLIAETCDVVPAHKPETYHQAIQMYWFVHIGVTTELNIWDAFTPGRLDQHLNPFYERDVENGILDRDRAQELLECLWVKFNNQPAPPKVGITLKESSTYTDFANINTGGINPDGQDGVNEVSYIILDVMDEMKLIQPSSNVQISKKTPQKFLKRACEISRKGWGQPAFYNTEAIVQELMEAGKTIEDARLGGTSGCVETGCFGKEAYVLTGYMNIPKILELTLNNGYDPISKKQIGIETGDPRSFKSYEELFEAFKKQLHYMIDIKVEGNAVIENICAKHMPCPLMSTIVDDCIKKGKDYQRGGARYNTRYIQGVGIGTITDSLTAIKYNVFDKKKFDMDTLLKALDANFEGYEAILNLVSNKTPKYGNDDDYADEIMQEIFNAYYNEVTGRPTVCGGEYRVDMLPTTCHIYFGEIMGASPNGRLCAKPVSEGISPEKGGDTNGPTAVIKSCAKMDHIKTGGTLLNQRFAPSVVQGEKGLDNMANLVRAYFNMDGHHIQFNVFDKNVLLEAQKNPQDYKDLIVRVAGYSDHFNNLSRTLQDEIIGRTEQTF
- a CDS encoding glycyl-radical enzyme activating protein translates to MNPLVINLQKCSIHDGPGIRSTVFFKGCPLECVWCHNPESQTYTKQVLYNEERCSRCEACINICPHKAIYKGETKICLDQDKCEFCETCLDYCVNNAREIVGQEYSVRDLVKEIEKDRVFYEESGGGVTLSGGEVMAQDMDFICGVINMCKSKGIHVAIDTCGYAKSENYERVAKCADLFLYDIKLIDEEKHRKFTGKSNDLILENVKLLSELGANINIRIPLIVGVNVDDENLEVKKMIEFLKPLNIKAVSLLPYHNIGKHKYDKIYKKYEGEELQRPSEEKLEEIKRLFEASNFNTKIGG
- a CDS encoding trypsin-like peptidase domain-containing protein — encoded protein: MSRRKKGISLVILVAIISSILSSLLTIILVKDNLGSKTTGNSTPIVVNDDGKSQNIYQAVAEKATPSVVGITTTSVDTNNMFAIPTETQGVGTGIIVDSNGYILTNSHVISDGQATSVNVLFNDGSTTSGKVVWFDQQLDLAIVKVDKTGLTPAEFADSDKVKVGDISIAIGNPLGLDFQKTVTQGIISGLDRTIQTEKTNMTGLLQTDASINAGNSGGPLLNQKGQVIGINTAKASQAEGLGFAIPINTAKSIVEEVIKTGKYEKVTLGIKGTDVSNYEAATGTKLSTEKGVYVAEVIFGSAAEKAGVKVGDIITKVGDTDITGMNDLNKKLYTFSKGTSTKITVNRGGKAVTINVNF
- a CDS encoding glucose-6-phosphate isomerase, which gives rise to MGKINFDYSKAMEFFCQNEIDVMQPYVDVAHEMLHNKTGLGNTFLGWIDLPKNYDKEEFDRIKKSAEKIKSDSDVLLVIGIGGSYLGSRAAIDMVSHSFRNGLKKEQRKAPEVYFVGHNISSTYIMDLLDIIEGKDISVNVISKSGTTTEPALAFRIFKDYLEKKYGKEEARKRIYATTDSSKGALRQLATEEGYETFVIPDDVGGRFSVLTAVGLLPIAAAGLDIDAMMKGANDAREAFQNPDLKSNDSYRYAVARTILHRKGKDVELLVNYEPQLHYVSEWWKQLYGESEGKENKGLFPASVDFSTDLHSMGQYIQDGKRLLFETVLNVENCKRNITINSEEVDLDGLNYLAGKTVDFVNHKAFEGTLLAHTDGKVPNLVINIPQLDEYNFGYLVYFFEKACGISGYLLGVNPFDQPGVEAYKKNMFALLGKPGYEKEKEELEKRLK